From the genome of Pirellulales bacterium, one region includes:
- a CDS encoding non-canonical purine NTP pyrophosphatase, with the protein MTALVLGTHNRKKGLELADLVAPWRIEVRTLADYPQALAVVEDGDSFAANARLKAQRQAAHLNAWVLGEDSGLAVDALQGAPGIFSARYSGPEATDERNNARLLEELAGVPAERRAAHYVCWAVLANPSGDVVAEASGECHGRILRVPRGTAGFGYDPLFEIPEYHRTFAELGGAVKGCLSHRARAMRKILPQLVAFLA; encoded by the coding sequence ATGACCGCACTCGTATTGGGCACGCACAATCGTAAGAAGGGGCTCGAACTGGCCGACCTCGTGGCACCATGGCGGATCGAGGTGCGCACGCTGGCCGACTACCCGCAGGCGCTTGCCGTGGTCGAGGACGGCGACAGCTTCGCCGCCAATGCGAGGCTCAAGGCGCAGCGGCAAGCGGCGCATCTCAATGCGTGGGTCTTGGGCGAAGATAGCGGTCTGGCCGTCGACGCGCTTCAGGGAGCGCCCGGCATATTCTCCGCGCGCTATTCCGGGCCGGAGGCGACCGATGAAAGGAACAACGCCCGGCTTCTGGAAGAGTTGGCCGGTGTGCCCGCCGAGCGACGCGCGGCCCATTATGTTTGCTGGGCGGTGCTTGCCAACCCGTCGGGCGACGTGGTCGCGGAAGCCAGCGGAGAATGCCACGGACGCATCTTGCGCGTGCCGCGCGGAACGGCCGGTTTTGGCTACGATCCGCTCTTCGAGATCCCCGAGTATCACCGGACCTTCGCCGAGCTGGGCGGAGCCGTGAAGGGCTGTCTCAGCCATCGCGCCCGCGCGATGCGCAAAATACTACCACAATTGGTGGCGTTTCTCGCCTGA
- a CDS encoding TolC family protein, whose translation MSRLPRPLLCVLGLAISLSPPVLAQQSQQQARRGLPARPVVQRLTAPESSAEVVPAPAAGGIAMQGPAGASLNLDQASDLAVRNNPLLAQARARIDANIGKAIQAGIWNNPRWDTNNPQVFAGNQSQYNAGFQQEVPVMGKLRLDRAAATQDVYQARFAYIRQRFDLLTAVRQQFYRVLAQERRVAVLRELVEIATRSHHAAQQREKAGAVAETDVLLLLIELQQARIALENAQLILVGARRALAATMGLPRLEISDALGDLTANLPEFEEGAMRQFVATQNAAVREAELQIVQNRILLQRAQVEPYPNIYTGPAVAWGPSSSSNGGSGSQFWYNFQFNIPTWNLNQGGVRAANANIRDAVASVGVLQNDLLRQAAETLAAYRAARDRARYIGEQILPTAERTFRLMQNAYEVGQVDVAPVLQAQKALTQVNLDYVEALEAAWTNAAALAGLLQVEIFP comes from the coding sequence GTGAGTCGCTTACCGCGACCTCTGCTGTGCGTTCTGGGATTGGCGATCTCTTTATCGCCGCCCGTGCTAGCACAGCAGTCGCAGCAGCAGGCGCGCCGCGGCTTGCCGGCGCGGCCCGTCGTGCAACGGCTGACGGCGCCGGAAAGCAGCGCGGAGGTCGTGCCTGCACCCGCGGCCGGAGGCATTGCGATGCAAGGCCCGGCCGGCGCTTCGCTGAATCTCGATCAGGCCAGTGACCTGGCCGTGCGCAACAATCCCTTGCTGGCGCAAGCCCGCGCCCGCATCGATGCGAACATCGGCAAGGCCATCCAGGCCGGCATCTGGAACAATCCGCGCTGGGATACCAACAACCCGCAAGTGTTCGCCGGCAATCAAAGCCAATACAACGCGGGCTTCCAGCAAGAGGTGCCGGTGATGGGCAAGCTGCGGCTCGACCGGGCGGCTGCCACGCAGGACGTCTACCAAGCGCGGTTCGCTTACATACGGCAGCGGTTCGATCTATTGACCGCTGTGCGGCAACAGTTTTACCGCGTCCTGGCACAAGAGCGGCGCGTGGCGGTACTGCGCGAGCTGGTCGAAATCGCGACCCGCTCCCACCATGCCGCACAGCAGCGCGAAAAAGCCGGCGCGGTTGCCGAGACCGACGTGCTGCTGTTATTGATCGAATTGCAGCAGGCGCGCATCGCCTTGGAAAACGCGCAATTGATCCTCGTTGGAGCACGTCGCGCGCTGGCCGCGACGATGGGACTGCCGCGGTTGGAGATTTCCGACGCGCTTGGCGACCTGACCGCAAATCTGCCTGAATTCGAGGAAGGCGCCATGCGGCAGTTCGTCGCCACGCAGAATGCTGCCGTGCGCGAAGCGGAATTGCAGATCGTCCAGAACCGCATCTTGTTGCAGCGCGCGCAGGTCGAGCCGTATCCGAATATCTACACAGGTCCGGCGGTGGCCTGGGGGCCCAGTTCGAGCAGTAACGGCGGATCGGGCAGCCAGTTCTGGTACAACTTTCAATTCAATATTCCCACCTGGAATTTGAACCAGGGAGGCGTTCGCGCCGCCAACGCGAACATACGCGATGCGGTCGCATCCGTCGGCGTGCTGCAAAACGACCTTCTGCGTCAGGCTGCCGAGACACTGGCCGCCTACCGCGCGGCGCGCGATCGAGCACGTTACATAGGCGAGCAGATTCTTCCCACCGCCGAGCGCACGTTCCGCTTGATGCAGAACGCGTACGAGGTCGGACAGGTCGATGTGGCCCCGGTCTTGCAGGCGCAAAAAGCGCTCACCCAGGTGAATCTGGATTACGTCGAAGCGCTCGAGGCCGCCTGGACCAACGCGGCCGCTTTGGCGGGCTTGCTGCAGGTCGAGATCTTTCCCTAA
- a CDS encoding efflux RND transporter periplasmic adaptor subunit — translation MMRSLPIRKIVPWVVVGVPLLLVGAIGLRGFENWENPPQTFDPEHDPQALVTLAPGQTDTLQFAPDALKKMGYRMATVEAAPPPPPLRLQGRVELDAEATVRVKPRFAGKVVETGPFEDGPPGEPPRTLRYGDHVHKDQVLAVIWSTEVGAKKSDLVDALSKLHTNKEILERLQSAEQGAIAQRAIIDATREYQQAVVAVQDARRTLLSWGLLEKDLEAVYREAKKLEKKKPQGGDREVELPAEPGDLAVEKSWANTELRSPIDGQIFEKNFNAGDIVDPSDDLYKIADNSHVRIYARVYEEDLPTLRHLKPEKRRWKIDLVSDPFDEPISGTFELVAGIIDPADHTGTVMGMLDNKSGRMNLGQFVTANIALDADPGMVAVPAKAVIEDGSLAALFVQDNHHPDDFTRRLVAITSRLPGKVCIRSEPNEAERAAGASSLKIGERVIASGVPELNAELAVLKASQPQVQAQAPHPLNGLLRPASE, via the coding sequence ATGATGCGCTCACTTCCGATTCGTAAAATCGTGCCTTGGGTTGTTGTCGGCGTGCCTCTGTTGCTCGTCGGCGCGATCGGCCTGCGCGGTTTCGAGAACTGGGAGAACCCGCCGCAGACCTTCGACCCCGAGCACGATCCGCAGGCGCTAGTCACACTCGCTCCCGGCCAGACCGACACGCTGCAATTCGCGCCCGACGCGCTGAAGAAGATGGGCTATCGCATGGCTACGGTCGAGGCCGCGCCGCCGCCGCCGCCGTTGCGATTACAAGGCCGGGTGGAACTGGACGCCGAAGCCACGGTGCGGGTGAAGCCGCGCTTCGCCGGTAAGGTTGTAGAGACTGGCCCGTTCGAAGATGGACCACCTGGCGAGCCGCCTCGCACGCTGCGTTACGGTGATCACGTTCACAAGGACCAGGTGCTGGCCGTGATCTGGAGCACCGAAGTCGGCGCCAAGAAGAGCGATCTGGTCGACGCGCTCTCGAAACTTCACACGAACAAGGAAATCCTCGAACGGTTGCAAAGCGCCGAACAAGGGGCGATTGCCCAGCGGGCCATCATCGACGCCACGCGCGAGTACCAGCAGGCGGTCGTGGCCGTCCAAGACGCCAGGCGGACGTTGCTCTCTTGGGGGCTGTTGGAGAAGGACCTCGAGGCCGTTTATCGCGAGGCCAAAAAGCTCGAAAAGAAGAAACCCCAGGGCGGTGACCGGGAGGTCGAACTACCGGCCGAACCCGGGGACCTGGCCGTGGAAAAAAGCTGGGCCAATACCGAGCTGCGATCGCCGATCGACGGCCAGATTTTCGAAAAGAATTTCAACGCCGGCGACATCGTCGACCCGTCCGACGACTTGTACAAGATCGCCGACAATAGCCACGTGCGCATTTACGCGCGGGTCTATGAAGAAGATCTGCCGACGCTCCGCCACCTGAAGCCCGAAAAACGTCGCTGGAAGATCGATCTCGTTTCCGATCCGTTCGATGAGCCGATTTCCGGAACCTTCGAGCTGGTGGCCGGCATCATCGACCCGGCGGACCACACGGGTACCGTAATGGGCATGCTCGACAACAAGAGCGGGCGGATGAATCTCGGGCAATTCGTCACCGCCAATATCGCCCTGGACGCCGATCCAGGCATGGTGGCCGTTCCCGCCAAGGCGGTGATCGAAGATGGCAGCCTGGCCGCGTTGTTCGTGCAGGACAATCACCACCCCGACGATTTCACGCGCCGCCTGGTGGCGATCACCAGCCGCCTTCCCGGCAAAGTTTGCATTCGCAGCGAACCGAATGAGGCCGAGCGGGCCGCCGGCGCTTCGTCGCTGAAAATCGGCGAGCGCGTTATCGCCTCGGGCGTACCTGAGTTGAATGCCGAGTTGGCCGTCCTCAAGGCCTCGCAACCACAGGTGCAAGCCCAGGCTCCGCATCCGTTGAACGGGCTGCTGCGGCCGGCCAGCGAGTAA
- a CDS encoding efflux RND transporter permease subunit produces MVAKLVQWALNSPVVVLLVAVALMLVGGYAFTHVNVEAYPDPAPAIVEVVAQYPGASAEEIERQVTIPLEVALAGIPGLKYTRAKSMFGLSHLRNQFEYGVDYEYARQQVINRLQSVDLPPGVTPQISPASPIGEIVRYTLTSPRDSHGRPIYTLNDLKSLQDWTLQREFRRVPRIAGVVSTGGEVKRYEIRPDPDRLKEYGITLSQLQDAVKQSNANVGGDYVVQGDTIQVVRGIGLIGGGEDPMLVAMQMHTPEEATAYLRAEENRRIQEIRRIVIAATNNVPIRVEHVVEGGPVKTGGALGERGVVVNHQTRQGRLAMTRPLTDEHGEDLVDAQGKRQWLDLPDEVQGIILLRKGEQSIPALTDVMAKIDEMNNTPGRLLPGVRIDPFYDRARLIDVTTETVRENLVVGMLLVSVILLMFLSNVRAALIVAINIPLALLFAFAVLFLRHKSANLLSIGAVDFGIIVDSSVIMVENIYRRLSAGENANLPLKDRILRASREVERSLFFSTVIMICAMLPLFTMTGPEGQIFGPMADTYAFALAGALVLALTVSPVLCSIFFKHLKPAHDNVLVRALKSFFLAELDLLLKHRLLTMIFFGFVSVGTICYLPFLGREFMPELEEGNMIVRGTFPVNVSLDEAVEKAKIARNIMIKYPEVRLATSQIGRPDDGTDPTGYYNVECFVPLYPPDEWPKIDGHRRTKEELIQDMNEELSRSLVGISWDFSQMIRDNVMESLSGVKGENSVKIIGPQLDELERLAGEFNSVLSTVPGIVDPGVFHIRGQSNLAFPVNREKCALWGVSVADVEDVIQTAVGGKPFTDMVEGERSFDVTLRWPRELRQTEEQILDIPVDVVKNNIPAATDGSTTGALSATGTSVAQPNITGSSYSATGGAVSRVPRRRLKDLVTPVDAQGVPDPHGTFVRPGAAIISREQGSRLIAVKFGVRGRDLASAVAEAQAKTANLLKPPYRAVWSGEFQQMQEAEQRMAIIVGLAMVLIMVMLYLAFRSLLDAIVVLANVAVMSMGGVWTLWLTGLNFNVSAAVGFVSILGVAVMNGLLLVSSFNALRASGVPLRSAIRTGALNRIRPLTMTALTAILGLLPAALSTKIGAQSQRPLAIVVVGGMVTTLLMFNLIPVLYSFYGHREPPEGAGHLAE; encoded by the coding sequence ATGGTAGCCAAACTCGTCCAATGGGCCCTCAATAGCCCCGTGGTGGTGCTCCTGGTGGCCGTTGCGCTCATGCTGGTGGGCGGTTATGCGTTCACGCACGTGAACGTCGAGGCTTATCCTGATCCCGCGCCAGCCATCGTCGAGGTCGTCGCTCAGTACCCGGGCGCCAGCGCCGAGGAAATCGAACGTCAGGTGACGATTCCGCTTGAAGTCGCCCTGGCCGGCATCCCCGGCTTGAAGTACACGCGCGCGAAATCGATGTTCGGCCTGTCGCACTTGCGCAACCAGTTCGAGTACGGCGTGGATTATGAATACGCCCGGCAGCAGGTCATCAACCGCCTGCAATCGGTCGACTTGCCGCCGGGCGTTACGCCGCAGATTTCGCCGGCGTCGCCTATCGGCGAGATCGTCCGCTACACGCTGACCAGCCCCAGGGACTCGCACGGCCGTCCCATCTATACGCTCAACGATCTCAAGTCGCTGCAAGACTGGACGCTGCAGCGCGAGTTTCGGCGCGTGCCGCGCATCGCCGGCGTGGTCAGCACGGGCGGCGAGGTGAAGCGCTATGAAATTCGCCCCGACCCCGATCGGCTCAAGGAATACGGCATCACGCTCAGCCAGTTGCAGGATGCCGTCAAGCAAAGCAATGCCAACGTCGGCGGCGATTACGTCGTGCAAGGCGACACGATCCAGGTGGTCCGCGGCATCGGCCTGATTGGCGGCGGCGAGGACCCCATGCTGGTCGCCATGCAGATGCACACGCCAGAGGAGGCCACGGCCTATTTGCGCGCCGAGGAAAACCGCCGCATCCAGGAAATTCGGCGCATCGTCATCGCGGCCACCAACAACGTCCCGATTCGCGTGGAACACGTTGTCGAGGGCGGACCGGTCAAGACCGGTGGTGCACTCGGCGAACGCGGCGTTGTCGTCAATCATCAAACGCGGCAGGGGCGCCTGGCCATGACCAGGCCGCTGACGGACGAGCACGGCGAAGATCTCGTCGACGCGCAGGGCAAACGGCAATGGCTTGATTTGCCGGACGAAGTGCAGGGAATCATCCTGCTGCGCAAAGGCGAGCAATCGATTCCCGCCCTGACCGACGTGATGGCCAAGATCGACGAAATGAACAACACGCCCGGGCGTTTGCTCCCCGGCGTGCGGATCGACCCGTTCTATGATCGCGCGCGACTGATCGATGTGACCACGGAAACGGTGCGTGAGAACCTGGTCGTGGGCATGCTGCTCGTGTCCGTTATCTTGCTGATGTTCCTCAGCAACGTGCGCGCGGCGTTGATCGTGGCCATCAATATCCCACTGGCCCTGTTGTTTGCCTTCGCCGTGCTGTTCTTGCGCCACAAATCGGCCAACTTGTTGTCAATCGGCGCGGTCGACTTCGGCATCATCGTCGACTCGTCGGTGATCATGGTCGAGAACATTTACCGCCGGCTCAGCGCCGGCGAGAACGCCAACTTGCCGCTCAAGGATCGCATCTTGCGCGCCTCGCGCGAGGTGGAGCGCAGCTTGTTCTTCTCGACCGTGATCATGATCTGCGCCATGCTCCCCTTGTTCACCATGACGGGGCCCGAAGGGCAGATCTTTGGTCCGATGGCCGATACTTACGCTTTTGCCTTGGCGGGCGCATTGGTGTTGGCGCTCACGGTTTCGCCGGTCCTGTGCTCGATCTTCTTCAAGCATCTCAAGCCGGCCCACGACAACGTCCTGGTCCGCGCATTGAAATCTTTCTTCCTGGCCGAGTTGGACCTGCTGTTGAAGCACCGCCTGCTGACGATGATCTTTTTCGGCTTCGTTTCGGTCGGAACGATCTGCTACTTGCCGTTTTTGGGCCGCGAGTTCATGCCCGAGCTGGAAGAGGGCAACATGATCGTCCGCGGCACGTTCCCGGTGAACGTATCGCTCGATGAAGCGGTGGAAAAGGCGAAAATCGCCCGCAACATCATGATCAAGTATCCCGAGGTGCGGTTGGCCACGTCGCAGATCGGCCGACCGGACGACGGCACCGACCCCACCGGCTACTACAACGTGGAATGCTTCGTGCCGCTATACCCACCGGATGAATGGCCCAAGATCGACGGCCATCGCCGCACGAAGGAAGAACTGATCCAGGATATGAACGAGGAACTGTCGCGCAGCCTGGTCGGCATCAGTTGGGATTTCTCGCAGATGATCCGCGACAACGTGATGGAATCGCTGTCCGGCGTCAAGGGAGAGAATTCGGTCAAGATCATCGGGCCGCAGTTGGACGAGTTGGAACGATTGGCGGGTGAATTCAACAGTGTGCTGAGCACCGTACCAGGCATCGTCGACCCCGGCGTGTTCCACATTCGCGGCCAGTCGAACCTGGCGTTCCCCGTCAATCGCGAGAAATGCGCTTTGTGGGGTGTGAGCGTGGCCGACGTCGAGGACGTCATTCAGACCGCGGTCGGCGGTAAGCCGTTTACGGACATGGTCGAGGGAGAACGATCCTTCGACGTGACGTTGCGCTGGCCGCGCGAGTTGCGCCAGACCGAGGAACAGATCCTCGATATTCCTGTCGACGTCGTGAAGAACAATATTCCGGCGGCGACCGACGGAAGCACGACCGGCGCGTTGTCGGCTACGGGGACGAGTGTCGCGCAGCCCAATATCACGGGCAGCTCGTACAGTGCGACGGGGGGCGCGGTTAGCCGCGTGCCGCGCCGGCGATTGAAGGACCTGGTCACGCCCGTCGACGCGCAAGGTGTCCCGGATCCTCACGGCACGTTTGTGCGACCGGGTGCTGCGATCATTTCGCGCGAACAGGGAAGCCGATTGATCGCCGTCAAGTTTGGCGTCCGCGGGCGCGACCTGGCTAGTGCCGTGGCCGAAGCACAAGCGAAAACCGCGAACCTGCTCAAGCCCCCTTACCGCGCCGTGTGGAGCGGCGAGTTCCAGCAAATGCAGGAAGCCGAGCAACGCATGGCGATTATTGTCGGGCTGGCCATGGTGCTCATCATGGTCATGCTCTACCTGGCGTTTCGTTCTTTGCTGGATGCCATCGTGGTGCTGGCCAACGTGGCCGTGATGTCGATGGGGGGCGTGTGGACGCTGTGGCTCACGGGCCTGAACTTCAACGTCTCGGCGGCCGTCGGCTTCGTATCGATTCTCGGCGTCGCCGTGATGAACGGGCTGTTACTCGTATCCTCGTTCAACGCCCTGCGCGCCAGCGGCGTCCCACTTCGCTCCGCCATTCGTACCGGCGCGCTGAACCGCATCCGGCCGCTGACCATGACGGCGCTGACGGCCATTCTTGGTCTCTTACCGGCGGCGCTATCGACCAAGATCGGCGCCCAATCACAGCGGCCGCTGGCCATCGTCGTCGTCGGCGGTATGGTGACCACCCTCTTGATGTTCAACTTGATCCCGGTGCTCTACAGCTTCTACGGCCACCGCGAGCCGCCCGAGGGCGCCGGCCACCTGGCCGAATGA
- a CDS encoding threonine/serine exporter family protein: MTPQPRKKRPSLYDTAIIAAPSSDARLNEVVQVLVSVGTALHEFGQPAHKVERALLRIAERFQVPLQVFVVPTGQFLSVHRPEGPITFVLRMKPGVADLDRLSQVMLVAEGLSDGSLSALAGKAKVDKLMHDATPRGAWATVAAYTLSAAPFSVFFGGGYEELIVSTLVGLAVGAIAYLMARYRRAGRPFELVAAAAAAFIAGSADEIFGAYGGWIPLAAGLVVLLPGIGLVDALEELANGQLTAGASRMANVGVVFLSLTLGAVTGYQLAELWPNIRDVEPAHLPEWSILPALLVVAIGSSLRFRARASDYWLILVASATALVGSRLGKAYVGELAGPFLAATALGIAGNAYARFSRRAAELIIVPGIALLVPGSIGYRSLEAFLSQDTEHGVDSAFQMFLVGIALVAGLLFSNSLVGERNAG, translated from the coding sequence ATGACGCCTCAGCCCCGCAAAAAACGGCCCAGCTTGTACGATACGGCGATCATCGCCGCGCCGTCCTCGGACGCTCGATTGAACGAGGTCGTCCAGGTGCTGGTGTCGGTGGGGACGGCGCTGCACGAATTCGGACAACCCGCGCACAAGGTCGAGCGGGCGCTCTTGCGCATCGCCGAACGGTTTCAGGTCCCGCTGCAAGTATTCGTTGTGCCGACGGGGCAATTCCTGTCGGTTCACCGTCCGGAGGGGCCGATCACGTTTGTTCTGCGGATGAAGCCGGGGGTGGCCGATCTCGATCGGCTCTCGCAGGTCATGCTTGTGGCCGAAGGGCTGAGCGATGGATCGCTTTCGGCCCTAGCCGGCAAGGCGAAGGTCGATAAGCTCATGCACGACGCGACGCCGCGTGGTGCCTGGGCCACGGTGGCCGCCTACACGTTGAGCGCTGCTCCCTTCTCGGTCTTCTTCGGCGGCGGGTACGAGGAGTTGATCGTCTCGACTTTGGTCGGGCTGGCCGTCGGTGCTATCGCGTACCTGATGGCACGCTATCGGCGCGCCGGACGACCGTTCGAGCTGGTGGCCGCGGCCGCGGCGGCGTTTATTGCCGGATCGGCCGACGAAATCTTTGGCGCCTACGGCGGCTGGATTCCGCTGGCGGCGGGACTGGTCGTGCTATTGCCGGGGATCGGGCTGGTCGACGCTTTGGAGGAGTTGGCCAACGGCCAGCTCACCGCCGGGGCCAGTCGTATGGCCAACGTGGGTGTCGTCTTTCTCTCACTGACGCTAGGCGCCGTGACGGGCTACCAACTGGCCGAACTGTGGCCCAATATTCGCGACGTCGAGCCCGCGCATCTGCCGGAATGGTCCATCTTGCCGGCGCTATTGGTCGTGGCCATCGGCTCGTCGCTGCGGTTCCGCGCGCGGGCCAGCGATTACTGGTTGATCCTGGTGGCATCGGCCACGGCACTTGTCGGCTCGCGGTTGGGCAAGGCGTACGTTGGTGAATTGGCCGGCCCGTTCCTGGCCGCGACCGCGCTGGGGATCGCCGGCAATGCCTATGCCCGATTCAGCCGTCGCGCGGCCGAGCTGATCATCGTTCCGGGCATTGCACTCTTAGTGCCCGGCTCGATCGGTTATCGCAGCCTGGAGGCCTTCCTCAGCCAAGATACCGAGCACGGCGTCGACTCGGCGTTTCAGATGTTCCTGGTCGGAATCGCGCTGGTGGCCGGACTGCTCTTCAGCAATTCGCTGGTGGGCGAGCGGAATGCCGGCTGA
- a CDS encoding VOC family protein — protein sequence MGIFKRLDHVSIGVVDINRAWRLFVDVLGGEPLGDRGQSDAEGFHWATFQLGGKKLELVSPTVAGEGGVGRYIARHGEGFHHISISVENLPEAIKYFESQGIRVLAANYDNPNWRHCYLNPKDTCGALIQVFEENEKTLADSGG from the coding sequence ATGGGCATCTTCAAGCGTTTGGATCATGTATCCATCGGTGTCGTCGATATCAATCGCGCCTGGCGATTGTTCGTCGACGTACTGGGAGGCGAACCGCTCGGCGATCGCGGCCAAAGCGATGCGGAAGGATTTCACTGGGCTACGTTTCAACTCGGTGGCAAAAAGCTCGAGCTCGTTTCGCCCACCGTCGCCGGCGAAGGGGGCGTGGGCCGTTATATCGCGCGGCACGGTGAGGGCTTTCACCACATTTCGATCAGCGTCGAGAACCTGCCCGAGGCGATCAAATATTTCGAATCGCAAGGTATCCGCGTGCTGGCGGCCAACTACGACAATCCCAATTGGCGACACTGCTACCTGAACCCGAAGGACACCTGCGGCGCGCTGATTCAGGTGTTCGAAGAAAACGAAAAGACGCTGGCCGATTCGGGCGGGTGA